A stretch of the Marinobacter sp. JH2 genome encodes the following:
- a CDS encoding ComF family protein: MINRLKPLSTLLDHLVNREAKTGRCVTCLNKHAYQGLCTPCRADLPHNRLHCDTCALPLAFSGSVRRCGECLTQPPPFTRSLIPWRYQFPVDSMIGRYKYQGHRKFARPLLADFTDYLERTLTESERPELLIPAPMHWQRRWQRGFNQSQDIAEYLGRRLKIPVGSQAVRRKRKVRAQRGLNRDGRLSNLSSVFEVCAPIPERVAIIDDVVTTGATTRALAIELAGAGARDIQIWALARTLG, from the coding sequence ATGATAAACAGACTGAAACCGCTGTCAACCTTATTGGACCATTTGGTTAACAGGGAAGCGAAAACCGGCCGCTGCGTCACCTGCTTGAACAAACATGCCTACCAAGGCCTGTGCACACCCTGTCGCGCCGACCTTCCCCACAATCGCTTGCATTGCGACACTTGCGCCCTGCCCTTGGCCTTTTCCGGCTCCGTCAGGCGCTGTGGCGAATGTCTTACACAACCACCACCCTTCACACGTTCATTAATCCCCTGGCGCTATCAATTCCCTGTAGACAGCATGATCGGCCGTTACAAATACCAAGGACACCGTAAATTTGCGCGACCGTTGCTCGCGGATTTCACTGACTATCTGGAACGCACCCTGACCGAATCAGAACGTCCGGAACTGCTGATTCCAGCTCCCATGCACTGGCAGCGCCGATGGCAACGTGGGTTCAATCAATCACAGGATATTGCCGAATACCTAGGGCGACGTCTCAAAATCCCGGTCGGAAGCCAAGCGGTTCGGCGCAAACGCAAAGTGCGTGCTCAACGGGGCCTTAACAGAGACGGACGATTGAGTAATCTGAGCTCAGTATTCGAGGTTTGTGCACCGATTCCGGAGCGGGTCGCCATTATTGACGATGTGGTAACAACGGGCGCTACCACGCGAGCACTTGCCATAGAGTTAGCCGGAGCCGGAGCCCGAGACATTCAAATCTGGGCTTTGGCTCGCACCCTCGGCTAA
- the bioB gene encoding biotin synthase BioB yields MTATALRHDWSLREAQELFNLPFNDLLFRAQSVHREHFDPNEVQVSTLLSIKTGACPEDCKYCPQSGHYNTGLEKEKLLEIEKVVAEAQAAKQKGASRFCMGAAWRSPSKKDMPYVLDMVQQVKSLGLETCMTLGMLKEEEAKELAEAGLDYYNHNLDTSEKYYSHIITTRTYQDRLDTLDNVRKAGMKVCCGGILGMGEDEDDRVGLLVQLANLPQHPESVPVNMLVKVKGTPMEDVEDLEPFDFIRMLAMARIMMPASHVRLSAGREQMNEQMQSLCFLAGANSIFYGEKLLTTSNPEADADMQLFRKLGIRPEQREQCATEEQQEEELAEAVEYEATRHMFYDASRESA; encoded by the coding sequence ATGACTGCTACTGCACTGCGACACGACTGGAGCCTTCGGGAGGCTCAAGAGCTGTTTAATCTCCCGTTTAACGATCTCTTGTTCCGCGCTCAGTCGGTGCACCGGGAACATTTTGATCCCAATGAAGTGCAGGTCAGTACGTTGCTGTCTATCAAGACCGGCGCTTGCCCGGAAGATTGTAAATACTGCCCTCAGAGCGGGCATTACAACACCGGCCTTGAAAAAGAAAAGTTGTTAGAGATTGAAAAGGTTGTCGCGGAGGCGCAAGCGGCGAAGCAAAAAGGCGCTTCACGATTCTGTATGGGGGCGGCTTGGCGCAGCCCCTCAAAGAAAGATATGCCTTATGTTCTGGATATGGTTCAGCAGGTGAAATCGCTGGGTCTGGAAACGTGTATGACGCTGGGCATGCTGAAAGAGGAAGAGGCGAAGGAGTTGGCGGAAGCCGGTCTGGACTATTACAACCATAATCTGGACACCTCTGAGAAGTACTACAGTCACATCATCACTACGCGCACTTACCAAGATCGCCTGGATACGCTGGACAACGTTCGTAAGGCCGGTATGAAGGTATGCTGCGGCGGCATTCTGGGGATGGGTGAGGATGAGGATGACCGCGTGGGGCTGTTGGTTCAGTTGGCGAATTTGCCGCAGCATCCTGAGAGTGTGCCGGTGAATATGCTGGTGAAGGTGAAGGGAACGCCGATGGAAGATGTGGAGGATCTGGAACCGTTTGATTTTATCCGGATGCTTGCGATGGCGCGGATCATGATGCCAGCTTCACATGTTCGCTTGTCGGCCGGTCGTGAGCAAATGAATGAGCAGATGCAGTCGCTGTGTTTCCTGGCGGGTGCGAATTCTATTTTCTACGGCGAGAAGCTGCTGACGACGTCTAATCCGGAGGCGGATGCGGATATGCAGCTGTTCCGTAAGCTGGGTATTCGTCCTGAGCAGCGTGAGCAGTGTGCCACCGAAGAGCAGCAGGAAGAGGAGTTGGCCGAGGCTGTTGAGTATGAGGCTACGCGGCATATGTTTTACGATGCTTCTCGGGAATCTGCCTGA
- the bioF gene encoding 8-amino-7-oxononanoate synthase, whose amino-acid sequence MRDFALEIEQRRQAGLYRTRRLVSGPQQPELTADGQALLSFCSNDYLGLANHPDNIEALKNALPETGLGGAASHLVCGHHDAHHRLEERLADFTQRSSALFFSTGYMANVGVISALVGRGDTVFSDRLNHASIIDGCILSRARVRRYAHGDVVALEAMLVETSGHKVVVTDGVFSMDGDVAPLKALAQVCKAHDALLVVDDAHGIGVLGPQGRGSVLSAGLSEDEVPVLIGTLGKAVGTSGAFVAGPAVLMDYLVQKARTYIYTTAMPPAMAAATCASLDLIEADDQRRTHLNGLIARFREGAQALGYELMPSYTPIQPIMIGGNEEALALSQTLERQGVMVTAIRPPTVPEGQARLRVTLSAAHNEEHVDRLLAAL is encoded by the coding sequence ATGCGCGATTTTGCCCTCGAGATTGAACAACGGAGACAGGCGGGACTTTACCGGACCCGACGTTTGGTCTCTGGCCCGCAACAGCCGGAGTTAACCGCAGATGGTCAGGCGTTGTTGTCGTTTTGTAGCAACGATTATCTGGGCTTGGCCAACCATCCCGACAATATCGAAGCGCTCAAGAATGCCTTGCCTGAGACTGGGCTGGGTGGGGCTGCGTCTCATCTTGTGTGTGGTCATCATGACGCTCATCACCGCTTGGAAGAGCGGTTGGCTGACTTTACTCAGCGCAGCAGTGCCTTGTTCTTTTCCACGGGTTATATGGCAAATGTGGGTGTGATCTCGGCACTGGTGGGGCGGGGCGACACGGTTTTTTCAGATCGCCTGAATCATGCCTCAATCATTGATGGCTGTATTCTTAGCCGAGCTCGGGTTCGGCGTTATGCACACGGGGATGTAGTGGCGCTAGAGGCTATGTTGGTTGAGACCTCTGGTCACAAAGTGGTGGTCACTGACGGGGTGTTCAGTATGGACGGCGATGTGGCACCACTTAAGGCGTTGGCACAGGTTTGTAAGGCGCACGATGCTTTGTTGGTGGTGGATGATGCCCACGGCATTGGTGTGCTGGGGCCGCAGGGTCGGGGCAGTGTGCTGTCGGCGGGTTTGTCGGAGGATGAGGTGCCGGTTTTGATTGGTACTCTCGGCAAGGCGGTGGGTACCAGTGGGGCTTTCGTGGCGGGTCCGGCGGTGTTGATGGATTATCTGGTGCAAAAAGCGCGAACGTATATTTACACAACAGCGATGCCGCCTGCGATGGCGGCTGCGACGTGCGCCAGCTTGGATCTGATTGAGGCCGATGATCAGCGGCGGACACATCTGAATGGGTTAATCGCGCGTTTTCGTGAAGGTGCGCAGGCGTTGGGCTACGAATTGATGCCGTCTTATACGCCGATTCAGCCCATCATGATTGGCGGCAATGAGGAAGCTTTGGCGCTGAGTCAGACCTTGGAACGGCAAGGCGTGATGGTAACCGCTATTCGGCCGCCGACAGTGCCCGAAGGGCAGGCACGGTTGCGTGTGACCTTGAGTGCTGCGCACAACGAGGAACATGTGGATCGATTATTGGCGGCCCTATGA